DNA from Mucilaginibacter mallensis:
TAAAATTCAGGATCTATGTGTTTGCTGCAAAGGATATCCCCGATTTGCTTACCAGGTTTATGGGGGTAAGAAAAGCTTTTACCGGCCCTAATCATCCGCGAAATATATTGCCTATGAGTGAGCTAACAAGGCTTGCAACAAATATTTGCAGTAACAATTTTGTAACTGTACCTGCTGGTAGTTACTACCTCCCCGAAAATAACAAAGATTTTCAATTGGGATGGGTTAGCGGCATGATGAATAGTTACCCTATGCTGGCATTAAATAATGCAAAAGAACGCCAAAGGGTTGCTGCTGAGCTTGATTTTGTGGTGAATAAGCTACAAGGAAAGAGTGGTTATTTTTATGGAGGTATAACAGCTGATGGGGAATTACGGTTGGATAAAATGAGTCCCGATTTTTCTGAACCACAGGCAATGGTTCGCAAAAATGCTGACGCGCTACTATGGTTAATGAAGCATATGATGCTTTTTAAAGCGCAGGGTTATGGTAACATGATAAAACCAGAATGGGAAAATGCTGCAAAACGGTTAGCAGCCGCTTTTGCACATACCTGGAAAGAACACGGAGAATTTGGCCAGTATATAGCACCTGAAACCGGCGAGATCGCCGTATATAATTCTACAGCAGGAGCTATTGCAACGGCCGGATTAGCTATTGCATCAGACTACTTTAAACAATCTGAATGGTTGCAGATTGCTAAGGAATCAGCTAATTTTTATTATAGCCGTGATGTAGTGAAACAAGGGCTTACCGGTGGCGATTGTGGTGATATTTCAATGGATGCCAACTCTGAATCAGCTTTTGGCTTTATGGAATCGCTGATGGCATTATACAATTATACCGGTGATAAAAGCTGGTTGGACAAAGCAAAAGTAGAGGCAGCGCTTTGCTCAACCTGGGCACTCTCTTATGATCCGGTATTCCCGGCAAACAGCCAGATCGGTAAACTGCAATGCCATATGGCCGGTGCCGTATGGGCAAGCATACAAAACAAGCATGCGGCACCTGGGATATGTTGCGCATCAGGCGATTATTTGTTTAAACTGTTCCGCGCAACCGGGGATGTAAAATACGCAGACCTTATCCGGGATATTCAGCATGCACAGGCAGAGGCTGTAAATATTCCACCGGGACATATCACCACAAACAACCTGGTTGGTTCCACTATGGAGCGGATCCAGCCAAGTGATGCAGAGGGAAAAGGCAGTGTCGGTAATTTTATTAATACCCGCAACTCCTGGACTGAGACCGACGGTATGTTGATGGCATTGGAACTGCCTGGTATTTATGTACAGACGGATAAAAAGGAAATAACCGTTTTCGATCATGTAGAAGCTAAGCTGATCAGCGATAAGGGAAAACAAATGTTAATTGAAGTAAAGAACCCCACTTCGTTTGATGCGGATGTTGCTGTATTTGCTGAAAAAGCGGCGCAGGCACAAAAACCACTTGGCTATACGGCTTTTGTAAAATGGCCGAAATTTGCAATTAAAGCCGGGCAGACCAGTCGCTTGTTGATTGGTGCAGACGGAAGTATTATAGCGCAGTAGTTTTATTTTAAGCGTCAATATCTTGCAATGGTTAACTAATCCTACCGGTGAAAAGGGCGGAAGATAGTGGTATATACCATCCGGGGTTTAGATGTATTCAAGATAACTAGTTAAAACGCTTGGCATATTTAGGAATATATTAATTGCAGTTGGTTACTAGCTAACATCAACAATGCCAATGTTGGTGCCTGGTTCCATCATTCCCGGCACGAACAATTTCCGGTATTGTAATGGCGTATTCATTTTGACCTTTAGGAACTGCTTGTGAAAGTTGGCCGTCGTATTATACCCGCACTCATAAGCAATTGCAGGTATCGGTTTACGCGTTTCGAGTAGCAAATGGCAGGCATAGCTGATCCGTGTTTCATTCAAAAAATCGATATCCATATCGAATCATTTAATAAAAATGATCAGGATTTGGAGGATGACACGCAGGAGCTTTTGGGGGATCAGGAAAGCCTAAAAACCGAACCTGACTTTTCAATTGAATTTTTGCAATCAGGAAAAAAAGTAAAATGGGATAATAGGTATAGATCGATATTGGAATTTGCGGAAGGGAATGACATTGAAATAAGCTCTGGTTGTCTTTTTGGTGATTGCGGTACTTGCCTTACTGAAATAAAGAAAGGGGATGTGCGCTATTTGCATCAAACACTAATTACCGCTGATAAAGGTAAATGTTTGCCTTGTAGCTGCATCCCGATAAGTAATGTAGTATTGAACGTCTGAACTTTAAGTTCGGTCGTGGTAAAAAAGAAGAGAATTGTGGTGTTGTTGCAGATGCTCACGTAATCCTCAAATGTGCCACATCAGTTAAATATTGTTTTTAATGCCTTAAATAGAATCGGCAGCCCCGCAAAAAAATAATTTTCGCGGGGCTGTTTGTTTATTGAAAATATAAATAATATGTTTATACATTATTACATACAAAAATTCTTTCATGACATGACTTATTTTAATAGTACTGTGTTCAGTTTTAGTGGTGGTAATAATTATTTACTTTTATTTACCAACAGTTGATTTACCACCTGATGTAAAACAGGCTTATGAGGCTTTGCCAAAATCATTGGATTATAATGTAGATGTTAAACCAATACTTTCGGATAAATGTTTTGCATGTCATGAACCTGATAAGGCAAAACAAAAAGCTGGGTTGCGGCTGGATATAGCACAGTACACGTTCATGACTTTCAGGCTACGATGGGTATTGACCTGAACGGCTCACCTATAAATTTCAGGGAAGGCGTTTCCGCCTTACCAATGTAGCAGAAACGGTTGTTAAAAATATATTAACCTGATAATTCAAAACAATGGATAATTCGAGAAGAAATTTTATTCGCAATTCTGCTGTAGTATCGGTAGCAGTTGCATCCTCGCCGGTACGGAGCTTTGCTATTTTACATAAAGATACACAGCCAGACGATCAAATTATAGGCCACGGCGGCTTTACCTACAAACCCGATAAGAACTGGGCAAAAATCAGCGTAAATAATACGCCGCTTGCTAACTGTCATGAAATGGTACAGGACAGCAAAGGCCGCCTTATTATGCTTGGTGACCACACGCACAACAACATCCTGATCTTTGATAAATCGGGCAAATTGATGGATTACTGGGGAACCGCTCTACCGGGCGGGCATGGTTTAAGTATTAGCAAAGAAGGGGGCGAAGACTTTTTACTGCTTACTGATTGCGGTTGGGCTTTGGACAAAACGGGTAGTAGCTACGGGCAGTCGGGCCAGGTACTAAAAACCACACTCGATGGCAAGCTGATATTTGCCATTGGGCACCCTCGTACCATAGGTATTTATAAAGATGATGAGCCATTTAAACCAACTGAAACTGCCGTAGCGCCCAATGGCGATATATATGTAGCTGACGGATACGGATCAGATTACATTATTCAGTACAATAGCAAAGGGCAATATATTCGTCATTTTGGAGGGCACCATAATGCTAATGCCGAGCATAACCTTGTTAATGCGCATGGGGTAACCATTGATACAAGGGATAAGAATAATCCTACGCTGATATGCACTTCGCGCGAGGAAAACTGCTTTAAGGTATTTACCCTTGATGGTAAATTTATTAAACGTATAGATATGCCCGGGATGTATGTATGCAGGGCCGTAATTAATGAGGAGAACGTGTATGCCGGTGTATGCTGGTCAAAGGATACGGCAGGAAAACGCTTCGATTATTCTGGTTTCGTAACCGTATTGGATGTCAATAACAAAGTGGTATCTAATCCCGGTGGAACGGCCCCAGTTTATAAAAATGATGTTTTGCAGCCCGCTTTGCAGGCTGCAAAACCTGTTTTTTATCATGGGCACGATGTGTGCGTTGACGAAGATAAAAGTGTATATGTATGTCAGTGGAACGCCTATCATACAGCTCCGGTGAAATTAATGCGTGTATGACACTACTGGATATTAGCACGTTTTAATGATGATGTGTGCAGACAACTTTAACCCGTACTTGAAAAGACCACTTATTGAAATTTAATCGTTGAATAAAAATAGAAACCTAAAACATGAAGAAAATAAAGTACATAGTTGTTATGATCTTGCTTTTCCCCCCGGGTTTATTTTGTTATGCCAATGCCATGAAAATTGTTGGCAATCGAAAATCTGTTGTTCCCAGGCAGCTATCAACAAATGACACCATCTTTCCTGGTGATATGGTTTGTACGGTACAACCTTTCTATCGCTATCGTAAAGACGGTAAACCAGGCAGAGAAGTCACCATCGACTTTAAAAACGGAAAACTCTATAATAATGCACAAATAGAAGTACGTGTTTCGGATAAGAAAGAGATCACTAATCTGGTAGCCCAAAAAGAGGGGTACACCCATTGCAGTGTGCTGTTACCAACAGATATTGGTGTGGATAAGGCATCAAAAGTTCGTGTCACGCTGCGCCAGGGGAATGAAAAATTAATAAAAACAGTATTGATTCCACCAATGCGGCATTGGAATGTTTATTTATACAATCATTCACATGTAGATATAGGTTATACTAACATCCAGAAGCAAGTTGAACTTCTTCATAAAACGAATATACTTGAAGGGATTAAGTTGGCCGAAGAGACTAAAGATTTTCCTGAAGGAGCCCGTTTTCGTTGGAATCCGGAAATAACATGGCCGTTGGAGCGCTTATCGAAAACAATGCCCGGACAATGGGAAGGCGTTTTAAAGGCCATTAAGGATGGCTATTTGTGTGCTGATGCGAGTTATTTAAACTTGAATACGAGTGTGTGTTCTGATGAAGAACTCTTTCATGCATTTAGTTTTAGTCGCAAATTGCAAGAACTAACAGGTAAGCCGATAGACGTCTTTCAACAAATGGACGTTCCGGGTATGTCGTGGGGGCTGGTGCCAGTGTTGGCCCAGGAAGGTGTACGCTATATTATGGCATGGCCGAACCCCGATAGGTCCGGCTTTGCCCATAAAGATATTGATCAGCGCCCATTTTGGTGGGTGGGACCCGATGGTAAATCAAAAATACTTTTTCTTCAGCCTGGCGGGTACGGGAATAGTGGCAGTTTTGACAAAGGAGGAAAAACCGGTCGACCATGGTTTGGCCAGCGTAACCCGGACAAAATGCCCACAGTTATCCGGACCGGAAGCGCCAATGTGAATTTCGTAAGTAATGTAACCAGTATGGAGAAAGCCGATTATCCTTTTGATTTTATTGTACTGTCATGGAGTTTATGGGATAATTCACCGATAGATGCAGATATTCCTGACGCTGTAAAAGCATGGAACAAAGAATATGCCTACCCTCATATCATTATTTCAGGCGGGCATGAGATCATGGAAATGATTGAGAAAAAATATGGCGATAAACTGCCTGTTGTTAAAGGCGATTATACCGAATATTGGACCGATGGCCTGGGCTCTGCTGCCCGGTATACAGCGCTAAACCGCAATGCAAAAGAGCGCCTGCTTCAGGCAGAAACACTCTGGTCGATGCTTCGCCCCGGTAAACCTGCCCCCCGCAATGATTTTGATGAAGCATGGCGCTATATTTCTCTGGGTTCTGAACATACATGGGGCAGTGAAAACCCGTCCGAGCCTTATTTTTTTAACGCTATCTGGAAAGGAAAACAACATTACTTTCAGGAAGCTAACGACCGTTCACAGGAAATGTTTGATGAAGCGCTGGCTCCGGCAACCGGGAAATCAGAAGGAGCTTTAGGTCCTGAGGATGGCCCCGCCAAAGGTGGAATCGCTGTTTTTAACAATCATTCATGGAAACATGGTGGGCTGGTAACGCTTAGCCCCGCTGAAAGCACTAAAGGCGACCGTGTTATTGATGAACAAGGCAACGAGGTTTTAGCTCAGCGCCTGTCAACAGGCGAGTTGGTCTTTATGGCATCTGATGTACCGGCTCTTGGGTCACGTCATTACCGGGTTGTTCCCGGAAGGTGCACATTGACTGGCGATTGCAAAGTAAACCAGACGGTGATGGAAAATAGTCAGGTTCGTGTGGAAATTAATCCCAGGTCTGGCGATATTACTCAGCTTGTATGTCTTTCAACCGGTAATAATTTGGCCGATATAAATGTAAACGGAGGACTAAACGCATTTCGCTGGATCCCTGCCAATGTATATCACCCAAAGGCTGATAGTGACATTGTTATTTCTCAAGTTGAATCAGGGCCATTGGTAGTGGAACTTAATGTAAAATCCAAGGGGGAAGGTTGTCGTTCTATAAACAGAAGTGTTCGGCTCGTTGCCGGGCAGCCATCTGTTGAGATTGCAAATACTGTTGACAAACTTCCTTTATTAGCCAAAGATGGTATCCACTTCGGGTTTGGGTTCAATGTGCCGCAAAGTAAAGCACGTGTTGATATTCCGTGGGGGATAATGGAAGTGGAAAAAGATCAGTGGCCGCAAGGTAACAGAAATTGGATCGCCATGCAGCGATGGCTTGATGTTTCTAACGATAAACAAGGGGTTACATGGTGTTCGCTTGATGCCCCGGTTTTTGAATACGGCAGCATGTCTGCAAATATTTCACTTAGTTTTGGTGCCAAAGGGCCATGGATCAGCAAGTTGGAGCCAAGCTCAACTATTTATTCATGGGCGATGAATAATCACTGGTATACAAATTTCCCATTGACGCAAGACGGGCCGGTAACATTCCGGTATAGTATACTTCCGCATGGAGCCTATGATGCGGTTGCTGCCAATCATTTTGGGATGGAACAAGCACAACCATTAGCCCATGTGGCCACAAATAATGATCCCAAAGTTAAACCATTTATTGCCATTGATAACGAGAAAGTATATTTGACGATAATGAAATCTTTGGCTGACGGTAAAGATATTATTGTCCGTCTTCGTTCTTTATCTGATAAACCGGAAAATGTGAAACTAAGCTTCCCGGGCGGCGCGCCAAAATCAGTACATATTTGTAAGGTAGAAGAGAAAGCGGGAGATGAAATTAACGGGAATGTAACTGTATTGCCATACGGCTTTGTTACACTACGGGTAGAACTATAATTTATGATTTTGTAAAATCAGACAAACTGCTATAAGCACGTTAATACACCATCTCTGCTATGGTTTTGGGTAATGTGGTCAAAAATGATTGGTAACTATTTTTGACCACATTATCCATATAAATTGTGGTTGCCGGATTGCTTACCTGAGCGGTAATTAATTATTTTTTGCCCACTCTTTCAATTGGTCTATAGCTTTTGCCAATACCCCGGCCGAGCCTTTGAACGCTGCCGAACCGTTCGGTTTACCATCAACGCCATACCATTCATAAAAACCATTATCTTTAATTGTTCTGTTGATCATGGGTTGTAATTCTTCATAAGCTTCTTTAACAAAGCCATAACGTATAAGCTGCTGAATCATTCTTGCACCAAACCAGGTCCAGTCTCCGCCATTTTGGTATATAAAAGGTTTTGATGAAGATGAGTTTTTATAAATACCTTCCGGGTAGATGGGGTAAAGTGTTAAGCCAATGGAAGGAGCGCCGGATAGTTTAACATTCCGAAGCATGTCCTGATTAACAAGTCTGATTTCATTTTTTGACAAAATGCCTGCTTCAATAGCAACAGCTGTTCCCCCATGAAAGTAGATTTTGTTTTCATCAAAACTCGCCGGGAAAGGTGATTTATCAAGATACAAATGCGGAATAAATTTATGTTTTTTTGCATCCCAAAGATGTTTTCTGATCGAGCTGATAGTGGTCGTTTTTAGCTGTAGCCACTTCTGCCGCTCTGTTCCGGTTTTATAAAAACCAGCCATATCATTGAGCGCTATAACAAACATGGCATTATCATATATATCAATAGCCCAATGGGTATTTTCATCAACATCAACTACCGCACCGCCTTCAATCTGTACGTCTCCCCAATCTTGTGTTGTAGCACCGGTTAAAAGATGGTACTTTTTTGAGTAACGGTTCTTTAGTAAATAGGAAATGGATATCTCCAGGTGTTGTAATGCAGTTTTCCCCGCAATCGTTTCCTGCAAAATTGATTTGTCGCCGGTTACGCGGATGTATTTGGCAATTGCCTGTATTAGTGATGTTTCCTGATCTGTTTCTACTGTATTCTTAAACCCCACATGGGATTTGTCATTTGGAGAAGTGTAAATATTAGGATCGTTCCAGGTTACGTGACCTTTTAATACATAGCCATCTACAATTTCACCGTTGGGCTGTTGAAGTCGGATAAAGGTAAGTAAATTGGTTCTGATGCTGTCACGGCTATAAACTTTGCATGAAGTTTCAATAAAAGTATTAAAATCACGTATCCAAACCTGGGGATAACCATCACCAGCATTAAAGCCTTTACTTAAAAGAGCTGTAGCTTTTGTGTAAACAGTGTCCAGCTGTTTATCTGCCATAATTTGCGCAGCCAACTTATGCCCTTGTTGAGCGAATCCTGTGATAGAAATGCTAATTATTAAGGCTGTAGTTACAATGATATTTTTCAATATTTATAAAGAAATATGTTATAAAATGATCTTCTATTTATCCCTGATATTTACTTTATAAATGGAATCAGGTACCTATGAAAAACACTTTCTCTAATAGCTGCAATTGCAGATCCATTTATTGAATACATAATCATAGGCTAACAAATCCACAAAAATAACCGATATCGAAGAATCTAATTTTCTTATCTTGAACTTTCTACGGTATATACAAAACTATCGCCCTTGTAATATCCAAGGTTGTATTCAATTTGCCGGTCTGCCTGATCGAAGACCAACCGTTTTCTGAAGAGAACGGGGCTGCCAACCTCCATCTTAAGCTTATTGGCAATAAATTCATCTGCGGCTATAGCAGTTATTTCTTCCTTAGATAAGGTAGCAATTATGGAGTGGTCGTTTTCCAGTATTTCGTACAGCGGTCTTTTAAAATCTTCATCACCTGTTAGGCCCACACGTGGATGAAAATAAGAAACGAAGTAAACGAATGGCTCATTAGGTTTCCCCCTTACCCGTTCCATCTTCAATATTTTGCGATCTGTTTTTATTTCAAAGAAATTTGCAAGGGTTTCGTCAGGGTACACCCAGGTTACATGAAGTTCGAAATTCTTTATAGTAACACCTCTCAATTTCATTTCCTGTGAAAAGCTTAGCCAGTTATTTGATCGGGAACTAACTGCTCCGTTAGCAACCTTGGTCCCGAACCTTTTTTTACGGACCAAAAGCCCTTCAAATACTAATTTGTTAATGGCCTGCCTTAATGTGGTGCGCGATATGGCTAATTGTTTGGCTAATTCAACCTCATTTGGAATGGTCTTTCCATTTTGATATTCTTCATCTTCAATTATTTTTCTTAAAAGCATTTCTGCCTGTACATGCAGTGGAACCGGGCTTTTGTGATCGATTGAGTATTTCATTTTTTGGGTAAGAATATACAATTATAAGCAAAAATTGGGCGTTTGTTTGTACATAAAATAGCGTAATCAGTTATACCTGTGTAAAAGAAAATTTTTTCATAATAATTTGCATTAATTATAAATGTTTATATGTTTGTACATAATTATAAAATCTAAAACAAACCACCTTATTGTGAATAATGTTCCTTCATATAAGGATTGTTTTTGTTTATTATAATATGTACATACATTACTATGGATAAAATGAATTCAAATAACACTACTGATCAAGGCAATAATCACATGTCCAAAGGAGTGCCTCTTCGCAAGTCGTCACAAACGCTGATGCCTGTCATTTTAAATCAAGATGATACGGAAATGGCTTATAATATTTACCCGGTTTGTTCACTTGGCAGTAAAAAAATCTTTAATGGTTATACCTCATTAGTCCAATGGATTATTAAACAAAAAACGATTGTTATTGATGGTTATGGGGAAGTTTTTTGGGATGAGATTAAGTCGGCGATAGATCAGCAAATTACAAACGCTGGATTAACAATCAATTGGATTGAAACCGCAGCCTATTTAAAACCGGTAGCTGAAATTGATGCCATGGTAAGCCCCTTTTTAGGTGAACGGGAATCAGTTTGGGGGACAAAATGTTTATTGACGCTTAAAGATTTTTATCAGGATGAGTTTGGTGCCCAATCCCCTGATAAAGCGTTTGATATTAATATAGTAGTGGGTACAGGTGCAGCATTGATAAACTGGAATGCCCCGATAATCTATATCGATCTGCCAAAAAATGAATTACAATACCGGATGCGGGCTGGCTCGATCACCAATTTGGGTTGCAACGAGTTATGTGAACCTTTTTTGATGTATAAGAGGTTTTATTTTGTGGATTGGGTTTTATTAAACCAGCATAAAAAAGCAATCCTCGATAAAATTACTGTTATAGCTGATGGGCAATGGATTGATGATATAAACTGGATGTTTAGATCGGATTTTATTAAGGGTTTAAATAAGCTTGGTAGTTCTATTATCCGTGTAAGGCCATGGTTTGAACCCGGAGTATGGGGAGGGCAGTGGATAAAGCAACATATCCCTAAGGTAAATGAAGATGTCGAAAATTACGCATGGTCATTTGAACTAATAGTTCCTGAGAATGGATTGGTATTTGAAAGCGATGGCTATTTGCTGGAAGTATCCTTCGACTTTTTAATGTTCCATAATAAGGATCAGGTGCTTGGCAAACATGCCGCGCAATTTGGCGACGAATTTCCGATAAGGTTTGATTTTCTGGATACTTATGATGGCGCTAATTTATCTATACAGTGTCATCCTCGCCTGAAATATATTCAGGAAGTTTTTGGCGAAAATATTACACAAGACGAGACTTATTACATTCTTGATTGTAAGGAGGATGCCCAGGTATTTCTTGGCTTTCAGGAGGATATTGATGCAGCTTTATTTAAGAATGCCTTAATAGAAAGTCAGAATAAAAATGTCGAAATAAACATTACTGACTTTGTGCAGTCGCTTCCGGCTAAAAAACACGACCTGTTTTTAATCCCAAACGGAACTATTCATAGTGCGGGGGCAAATAATATGGTGCTTGAAATAAGCGCCACCCCGTACATATTTACCTTTAAAATGTATGATTGGCTTAGGCTGGATATGGATGGCAACCCCCGGCCAATCAATATCGACCACGCATTTAACAACCTCAATTTTGAACGAAAAGGGAGCCAGGTACTCGGGGAGCTTATTTCAAAACCCTATGTTATTGAGGCTGGCGAAAATTGGCAGTTGGTTCACCTGCCAACACATCCGGAACATTTTTATGATGTACATAGAATTGAATTCGACAAAGAAATAAGCATAGAGACCAATAATGACTGCCATGTGATGATGCTGGTTGAAGGGGAGTCCGTTTTTGTGGAAACAGCCGATGGAACAAAACAGGCTTTTGCCTATGCTGAAACCTTTGTTATTCCAGCTGCTGCAAAAAGTTATAAGTTGATTAACCTGGGTAAGGAACAGGCAAAAGTTATCAAAGCATTTTTAAAGTAAAATAAGATGACTAAAAATATAATCATAGTCCATACCTCGATCATTGATAAGTAATCCCGGTATTGCCGGGATGCTTTTTGAAACGGAAATTGGCTAATAGTAAACCAATGGTTAAACATAGAAAATGAAAAAACAAATTTATACGGCTTATTTTATTCTTGTATTTTGTGTTCTTAGCTCACTTTCGGGCTTCGCTTTCCAAAATCTGCCTAATACAGTCAGTGCAGATTCTGCTTCAAAGCGTGCCGCAATATTAGGGATTCCTACGCTTGATGATCTGGCGGGCGACTGGATTCCGATGGAGCAGGTTGCTAATATGCCGGCTGTTCATAACTTCCATCATATGCTCGTGGTAAACCGTGATCTAACTTCTTACTTCTATTATCCCGGAGGTCTGTATCCCTGGAAGAAAGGGCATCCGATGACGACGCTGACTATAGATGGGCAGGAATATCCAGCAACGGAAACGCGCTGCTTTCCTTATAAGGCTCTTCGTCGCAATCAGTATTGCAATGGCACATCGGTAGAAACCGATACACGAATGATCAATGAGGCAAGAAATGTAATGTGCCGTATCACGGCAACCAATACTACTATAGTACCGCGTCGTATCACCCTTGCTCTCCGTGTTCCGGGCAAACTCATGGCTGATGGCATTGGCGTTTCTAATGACACCCAACGCCCCGGTGTGATTTCTATCGTACGTCCGGCACGCAAACCAGATGCGGTGGCGGTGGAAAAAGATGCTATTGTTTGGCGTTGGATACAGGAGCTCCCTAAGGGTGGCACTATGAGTATTGGATTTACTGCAGGTGATGAGGTGTCGGCAAAAGTTGCTCAAACCAATATAGATGTCACCAAATGGGCTGCCAGCTTCAACGAATACTTTGATGATTGTAAAACGAACTGGGAGAATCGCTGGGCTGATGCATTCATACCGGGGAATAAGCATTTTTCCGGACATTTACCCACTTTAAAGAGTAATGACCCTGCATTGATGCGCAACTATTATGTCGGCGTATGGACAATGTTAGCTTTAGAACGTACACAGTTTCCGGTCCATAAACGCTCGTTCATTACCAGCGGTGAGCGCGAAGATGGCACACAATATTATTGGGATGCATCTATGCAGGCAACCGCATGGGCACTTCTTGAACCTGTCGGTATGAAGGCAACTTTGCGCCGCTGGTTGGTGCAAAACCCCCGGAGCGGACAAGCCAGCGGATATGCGCTTGATTTAAGGAATGTGAAGGGCTTTGATACAAACCATTATGATCACATCAATGGTTACGCCTTCGACGCATGCACTATTTTCAAGACCACGGACGAATACCTACGCGCGACAAATGATCGCGCTTTCCTCGATGAAAAACTGGAAAACGGTAAAACCGTTTTAGAAACTTTGGATGCGCTTGCTACCGACTGGGAAACGCTACCCAAGGGGCATGATGGCCTGGCTGACTACGGAGAGAATAACAACCTGCTTGAATGTGCACCGGCTTATATCAATTGTATAGCTTCTTGCAATGCACAGGATATTTGGATGATGAGGCAGACCGCGAAGTGGTACGTTCTACATGGGGATGGCATGCGTGCGAAAGAACTCGATGCAAAAGCTGCCGCCTTGCTTCCAAAGGTGATGTCACTTTACAAAGCAGGTGATGGCGTATGGAATGCCTGGCAGTTAAATGGTAAGCGTGTAGAACTACGCCACTGTGTTGACTTTATTTATACGGGCAACGCTTTGAAAAGAGATCTTTCTGCGACACAAAAGTCAGAGATGGTCTCCTTTGTCAAGAACGAATTGCTTACCCGTGATTGGATGCGCGCCATGAGCCTAAAAGATTCTGCAGCGAAGAATTCAGACCGGCCGGATCATGGCCCGATGGGTGCCTATGATGGCTGGATCCCACTCA
Protein-coding regions in this window:
- a CDS encoding GntR family transcriptional regulator; this translates as MKYSIDHKSPVPLHVQAEMLLRKIIEDEEYQNGKTIPNEVELAKQLAISRTTLRQAINKLVFEGLLVRKKRFGTKVANGAVSSRSNNWLSFSQEMKLRGVTIKNFELHVTWVYPDETLANFFEIKTDRKILKMERVRGKPNEPFVYFVSYFHPRVGLTGDEDFKRPLYEILENDHSIIATLSKEEITAIAADEFIANKLKMEVGSPVLFRKRLVFDQADRQIEYNLGYYKGDSFVYTVESSR
- a CDS encoding class I mannose-6-phosphate isomerase — its product is MDKMNSNNTTDQGNNHMSKGVPLRKSSQTLMPVILNQDDTEMAYNIYPVCSLGSKKIFNGYTSLVQWIIKQKTIVIDGYGEVFWDEIKSAIDQQITNAGLTINWIETAAYLKPVAEIDAMVSPFLGERESVWGTKCLLTLKDFYQDEFGAQSPDKAFDINIVVGTGAALINWNAPIIYIDLPKNELQYRMRAGSITNLGCNELCEPFLMYKRFYFVDWVLLNQHKKAILDKITVIADGQWIDDINWMFRSDFIKGLNKLGSSIIRVRPWFEPGVWGGQWIKQHIPKVNEDVENYAWSFELIVPENGLVFESDGYLLEVSFDFLMFHNKDQVLGKHAAQFGDEFPIRFDFLDTYDGANLSIQCHPRLKYIQEVFGENITQDETYYILDCKEDAQVFLGFQEDIDAALFKNALIESQNKNVEINITDFVQSLPAKKHDLFLIPNGTIHSAGANNMVLEISATPYIFTFKMYDWLRLDMDGNPRPINIDHAFNNLNFERKGSQVLGELISKPYVIEAGENWQLVHLPTHPEHFYDVHRIEFDKEISIETNNDCHVMMLVEGESVFVETADGTKQAFAYAETFVIPAAAKSYKLINLGKEQAKVIKAFLK